The Centroberyx gerrardi isolate f3 chromosome 8, fCenGer3.hap1.cur.20231027, whole genome shotgun sequence genomic sequence TTTAATCCATAACATGTAGCTCAAACCTTTTCGCCTTCATTTGACCTTCCCTATCTGGTAAACCGTGCTGATGTTATTCATTGCAATGCTGAATTACTAAGAATTAGGAGAGCTTGGAATAATACATTTCAGTTTGCATTAAGTGTTCAGGCGGTTCAGAGAGCCTTGCCTGCTAAACCTACTTCCATTTTATTTGGcaagcattttaaaaacagcaagGAGCCAAATTCAGTTCTACTGCTGTAGTAGACGTTTAATCTTGAATTGTGTCCTTTTAGTTTTTCCTATTAGTTTTTTGGTCTCCCCTACACGTTTTATTAATTTGTATTATTGGattaatttttcttttaaacaaacagaaaagaaacagattCAATTATccaatttaaattctgttttaaaaaCAACTCATAAATGTGCTATCAATATCCTACAGGTGTTttgaatatacagtagatatcaCAGCAATTTCAaccacaaataaaaaatatcagtgGCATATGAATgagtttgtttcttttcttttcttattctGAGTTAATCTTCTCTTCCCACTATATATATGGACCAGTGCTACTCATTGTCAAGCTAGCctgaataaataatacaaaaagaacTCCCGTTTCAGCtttcaaagtaaaagaaaaCTACAATAAAAAGTATGACTTCCGGtaataactttcaaaataaaaggatTATCAATGAACACGTGTTGCAGTGTTTTGTGAATAATATAAAGCGTCAGAGTGAAAATAATGGATATAGCCTATTTTAGGAGGAATCTGTAGTAAATTAAAatgcagttgttgttttttcccaaaTGTCTTTTTCACAGCATATATTCATAGTAATAtagacagtgatgtagtggaggataaacccacctaaattcagtttacccatctttatatttgtggaatagagtttacccaccttctcagtgagaaatctttcatataaaatcataatataaatatatatcataataagtagcatcaaactgatgtacaTTATATGAGCATATAGTTAATTAAGTCTATTTAAGTctatgcttttctgaaaatatgatttatttttaactgtattggtggttgtttgcctcttGATCTGACTGGaggtttacccacctttttatttatcactacatcactgcatatATAGGCCTCTGCAAGATGCCATATTGTGctgccaaaaatacacaaagtcAGAATCAGTCAGAAAACATATGTTTttgtaatactttatttttactgcttttccattacaaaaaaaacacatacacataaaggaggaaagaaaaaaaaggtctgGGTTGCACCTTCTTCACAAGGCCTACTTATTCCTGTGACATTCAGTGGTTCATTCTCTTGTCTTGTCGTTGACATGTAAACATTGTCcatttcctccatttctcttgACATCGTTCCTCTTGAACTCTTATCCTATGAGTTAACTGTTCCATATCAtatatttcattcacaattttcAGCCATCCATCTTGTGTTGGCGGTTCTGCCGTGTACCATCTCTTCGTAATGGCCTTTTTACAAGCTGCCAACAAGACTTTCAGCAAATATCTGTCTTCTCTTAACACAATATCTCCTGTCATATTACCAAAGTACAGTACTATACATGGCCTAGGTATATCATAGCCCAGAATTTTGATAATATCCATATGAACATTTTCCCAAAACTGTACAATTTTAGATCAAAGCCAAAATACATGGGAATGGTCTACATTTATTGGCCCACATCGTCTCCAACATGGTTGTGCTATAGACATGTATTTGCTCTTAATTTTGGGTGTAATAAAGAATCTAATTACATTCTTCCAACAGAGTTCTCTCCAAGTACGTGAGGATGTTGTAGACTGTTGTGTTCTCCAAATATGCAACCATTCATCTTCTGCAATATTCACACCTAATTCTTTTTCCCATTTCAGCTTTACATATAATGTtgtgtttcctcttctctccattaGGTGCTGATATAAtgtagttattattattctatattTCTTTGAATTGTAAACTCGAATTATGGTTCTAATTATTCCATTTTTATCTAAATTTACATTGtgctttatttctctgtcatAAAAGTCCCTTAATTGCAAATATCTGAAGTGGTCCTGGTTGTTTAATGTATATTGTTGTTTCAGCTGCTGGAAACTCATAACATTCCCATCTTTTTATTACTGGGCTTTGCTCAGTATCGCACTTGTTCTTATCTTATCTCGTCCCCATTTCCCCTTCTTCGGTGAGACTGTCCATAAAAGATTTCActgctgatgaggtgaatcattTATTATTCGGCTTTGCGTCAGGTGACAACAAACATCCATGATAATAAAGTAGCACATCTTTAGCTTCACGCTGttacaaaatacacattttctttattcattaaatcattaatcattaatctttgtaaatgaattcttcattttaagATAGTAATGTTTCCCAGTTTACCCTACCTCTGAATAGATGAGAtgtgtcaccctgccttaaagagctacTAACACTAAAGAAAATTAATTAGTTTGGGTTTACATGCAGAGTTCTAGTGTCCCAtcgtggtctaaatgctgtttcagagacttttctaccctgacaagaataacattttggGGGAATCACTGAGTCcttaattttttaaaaagaaaatggacaATTTAAAGATGTTCAATATTGGcataaaatattggctatcggcgacttcaatctaaaaatattagTATTGGCTTTCCAAAACCTGTATCGGTCAAACCCAACATCAACCCATGATATTTTAGACATGGACAGGTAAAATCTCAAATGAGAAAACCCACagtttacacatacacatacacacgcacaccacacacacacacacacacacacacacacacacacacacacacaaatacacatctaACTAACATCCCTTAATATCACAGAGAAACCTCAGCTTGACAGACTTTGATATCAATGGTCTCTGCATCACCAGCCTTTACAACATAGAAATatgggtagagtttctcagtgaaaGTGTCTCTGTGAGTGTAGATCTGAGTCTTGTCCTCAGAGTCGTAGAAGGACAGATCCCCCCTGTCATAGTCCAGCTGGACTCTGATCCTCTGGAGACTCTTCTTCACTGTGACGGTCTCACCAAGCCCATTAGTGTATTTTCCACTGCGATGCACTAAACACCAGATTCCATATTCTGGTGTGGCATATCGCTTCCCCTTCCTGTCAATTGACTCTTTTGCCAAACCCACATTCCAGTCAGGATGatctcccacctccacctcccagctGTGTTTCCCTGAGCTGAAGCCCTCAGAGCCCAGAACAGTGACACCGTAACTGTGTCTCTCTGGGTTGTCAGGGAGCTGCTTTGTGTCTCCACATCTCACACTGGTCAGGTCatcagacagatagagacagggGTTTGCAGTGTTTGGATCCAGAATGACAGGACTGAACTTGACCTTCCCCTTCATCTTCTCCCAGACTCTGAAGGacaggttgcccaggtgtttggccacATCTATCAGCGCTCCTGAGACCAGTTGTGGATCTGACAGTGAGCACTGGGCTCTGGCGCTGGTCTGAGTGGGTTTATAACTGGTGAGGAATGGCACATTGTGTTTCTGCAGGTCTTCTTCAACAGCAGAGAtactgtctgagagagaggagatcttCTCCTGAATGACCTTCATCTCTCTGGTGATAGTCTTccccttctgctcctcttcctccctcagagcCTCCAgtctggcctcctcttcctctttcaggaACTGGTGGAGCTTGTTGAACTCTGCTctgatctgcctctctgtggccACCAGCTGTTTCTTGGAGTGTTGAACCACTTCGTTGTATGTCTCCTCAACCTCTTTGTATTTGTTCCTCTTGTCCTGCAGAGACTTTAAGTCAGATTTCAGCTCCTCCTTCAGGTCACTGACTGCTTCTTCTATAGGAACCACCTTGTGACCGTGGTGGAGAGGGAACtcacagacaggacacacagctCTCTGCTCGTCCTTACAGAACCATTTAGGCACTTCTGGATGTTTACTACACACCAcctccactttctcctctcctttatctGTCTCAGATGACCCAGCTTTCTGTCTCCCAGCATAGTCAGCTAGTTCCTTCAGTGTAAAGTTCACTTCTGGATCTTCCTTGGAGGATTTTCTCTTACAAAAaggacagtttttgtttttagcttgttCCCAGAATTGTTTCAGGCAGCTGGAACAGAAGCTGTGGCCGCAGCCCAGAGACACAGGATCTCTGAAAGTCTCTGAACACACATGGCAACTCAGGAAACTTTCAAAACAAGCAGTTTTCTCAGCCATTTGCTTTGGTATCCAAAATATCTTTCAATAGCAAGACTCACCAAATCACATTCACTTCAACTTGCTGCTTACAATCCTCCAAATATACGTTTTTCAGTAGAGATCTCACACCCTGTAATGGCGTCTCCGCTCTGTTCAACAATGTCAAAATCtactttcagtttcatttaccTCTGTCATGAGTTAACTGTTACAGTAATGGTGGGAAATGCTGCCATCTGACTTTATTACCAGCAGGTGGTGTTGTTAGCGTGATACCTTTCAGAGTTAAACATGTTATTGTGTACCTTGTTTATGTATATTAACTGTTTGACTGGTAAGGCTCATTCctacaaagacaaaaaataaataaaaggaagaaagattcTATTTTTGATGATACCTCAGGAAAACAACTGCACCATAACAGTAACAAGGACAAGATTAATGTAAGGAAAgtgttgttgaattatttactttactaactttacatttcaaGTGTTTGGAACTGTTGTCAAAGCACAATTTCATGAAATATCATTACCTTGGCCAAAGacaataaaaaggagggtaaactgaggtgaattttttatttacacataAAGTATAATACATATAACAGAGAAGTGAGTCACAGTTTCTGGTTGGCAGTGAGTGATGTAGCAGCAGCCTCATCAGACACAGTATAGAAAATACCAACAGAAATGACCAAAGTGGATTCTGAACTTCTAATCTCAATGTGTAATGTTGTACTAATGCTGTATATGTTTCTTCACTTTGTGTGCAGCCTAACCTAAATGTTTCCCTATATGGAAATAACAAGGAGAGGTTAGTGTGTGTCCCTTGCTTCTTTCATactgtctaaataaaaaataaaaatgctacagctaataaaaaatactatgaacaaaaacaaagagatgTTGGTGCTTCAGTCCTACTGCAACACACTGAGGAGTGAACAGTTGGCAGCCCACACTAAGCCGgttttacaacatttttactTTTCACCAACTGTAAACAGGTATGATATTCTTCTAATTCTTCAGCATGACTATAGGCTTATTTAATCCATAACATGTAGCTCAAACCTTTTCGCCTTCATTTGACCTTCCCTATCTGGTAAACCGTGCTGATGTTATTCATTGCAATGCTGAATTACTAAGAATTAGGAGAGCCTGGAATAATACATTTCAGTTTGCATTAAGTGTTCAGGCGGTTCAGAGAGCCTTGCCTGCTAAACCTACTTCCATTTTATTTGGcaagcattttaaaaacagcaagGAGCCAAATTCAGTTCTACTGCTGTAGTAGACGTTTAATCTTGAATTGTGTCCTTTTAGTTTTTCCTATTAGTTTTTTGGTCTCCCCTACACGTTTTATTAATTTGTATTATTGGattaatttttcttttaaacaaacagaaaagaaacagactCAATTATccaatttaaattctgttttaaaaaCAACTCATAAATGTGCTATCAATATCCTACAGGTGTTTTGAATATACAATAGATATCACAGCAATTTCAaccacaaataaaaaatatcagtgGCATATGAATgagtttgtttcttttcttttcttattctGAGTTAATCTTCTCTTCCCACTATATATATGGACCAGTGCTACTCATTGTCAAGCTAGCctgaataaataatacaaaaagaacTCCCGTTTCAGCtttcaaagtaaaagaaaaCTACAATAAAAAGTATGACTTCCGGtaataactttcaaaataaaaggatTATCAATGAACACGTGTTGCAGTGTTTTGTGAATAATATAAAGCGTCAGAGTGAAAATAATGGATATAGCCTATTTGAGGAGGAATCTGTAGTAAATTAAAATGCAGTTGTTTTTTCCCAAATGTCTTTTTCACAGCATATATTCATAGTAATAtagacagtgatgtagtggaggataaacccacctaaattcagtttacccatctttatatttgtggaatagagtttacccaccttctcagtgagaaatctttcatataaaatcataatataaatatatatcataataagtagcatcaaactgatgtacaTTATATGAGCATATAGTTAATTAAGTCTCTTTAACAGCCTCACAGAATTGAAATACTCACCAGAACATCCAGGAATATTAAACACTAAAACTGATGACTGATGatggaaacaagaaaaacaactttttattacaaaTATAAAAACTATCACATTATTCTGCACAGATGATATGTAATATTGTCTGATTTTTTATCATTAAAAACCAAGATGCTGCTGACCAGgctaataattaaaaaatataataatataattaaaaaaaaacctgatgaTTTAATGCAGTTTTAGCATTTAGCAGATTTTTtctatttaacctttatttcacCAGGTTGTCCACTGAGAATGAAAATCTATTTTTATCAAGAGAAGTCTTAGTCAAAAGTGGAAAAGGACTGGGCTCCCAAGGCAAAAATACTTCATGAAACAAGAACAGGGACAGCCAGTGCAAAGCAGGGATGTTTTACTTGAGCTATTTACATGTTTACAATATACAGCACTGATGGCTGTAGATTTTTGATGGGCAGTTAAGGAAACTTTGAAGTGCGGTTTTCTCAGCCATATGCTTTGGTATTCAAATTATTTTTCAATAGAAAGACACACCAGAACACATTCCCTTCAACTTACTGCTTACAATCCTTCAAACGTGTCTTGTTCAGTAAGGATCTCACACGCTGTAATGGCGTCTCTGTTCTGTTCAACAATGTCAATATCTGCTTTCAGTTTCCCTTACCTCTGTCATGGGCTAATTATTAATGGAAGGAAATGCTGCCATCTGATTTTGTTACCAGCAGATGATGTAGTTTGTCTGATACCTTTCAGAGTCAAACCTTTTACGGTGAATTCAATACATTTGTCTTGTTCATGTTAACAATTTCACTGTTctaggaagaaaaaacaaaaataaaaggaagaaagtCTTTgtagtcatccaggtagtaatgACTACCAAGACTTTCttccttatatatatatatatatactatatatttacgagaataatgtgaaaatgtttcacTAGTTTTAAGAAGATGAGATAATCCCTCCTGTACATGACCTGTCTGTTACCAACCAGTTGGATGTTAATTTAGGCTAATTTGCTCCTATATATCTGCTGTTACCCTGATGGACATTGTGTCTCACAAGAAATCCTCTTCTTGTCCCCTAGATattgttctgttttatttatccAAAGTCTTGCAGAAAGTCATCAACAGGCAAAATTCCAGTGCAGTTTCCGCCCCTGCCACAGCACAGACTCCGCTCTACTGAAAGTCACTAATAACTTCGTCCTAGCAGCTGATAATGGTCTATGCTTAATTTTAATTCTCCTTGATCTGAGTGCTGTCTGTGATACAACTGACCATACCATTTTAATTAATCTTCTTAAAGATTATGTGGCTATTACAGACAGCGCCCTTGATTGGTTCTCATCCTATCTCTCAAACAGATGAGATGAAATTTGGTGTACCTCACGGCTCAATTTTGGGTCCTATCTTATTTTGATTATACGTGCTTCCTCTAGATTACATTACTTGCAAACACATTAGGTCTtgatctttttttccttttatgtcCTGCTACACAACTCCAGTGATACAGtaagtagtattgttagtggtGACCCATTTCAGTCaccagtttttcttttttttgttgttgtaataatTTTCCTTTTTAGATTAGTATTACttttaaacaaatttaaaataaaaaagatgaaactatccaatgtaattttttttttaatgacacaAAAAAGTGCTACCATGTCCTAAAGCTGTtttgaatatactgtagatattatTTCAACCACAAATAAAAACTGTACAAGTGGCAATGAATTTTTGTATTCAGAGTTCTTCTTCTTACAATACCACATATATGATTACTATTCAGAATGTAATGAAGCTGAAGAACTCACTAAACTCACTCCTCCTTTCTCATCTTGGCTGGTTTATTGTAGTTAGGTTGCAAAGTTTGAAGTTACGTCAGCATTGGGTAAAAGCCAAGAGACCACATTTTCACAAGTCTTACACCAAAAGCCTACTGCATATCTGCTGTTTCTTTCCACAAAAGAAGTACAAAAATGATTTTTCCAGAAAgataaatgtgaatatttgtgAGCAACAGGAATTGCTACCTAATTGGTTCTAAATTATAGTACTACATTAACTTAATggcaacatgaaaaaaaaacattggtcaGAGGAGAAAAGCTGGCATTCTTCTGTCAAGTATACTATGATCACAGCTTCACCTGAGAGATGAGCCTGTTGAGACACTGGCTGcactgctctgctctcttcccAATGCTGATGGAGGGAAAGCCATAAACTAACATAAACAACGACATAAACTAATTTGTGCCAAGAATCTTGCCACTCCGACGCCACTTGAGTGCATCTGCTTCGGCTGGCCTCCAACTGGGACAAGAGTATGTGAAATATTTTCATGTGTTACACAAATCTGTGGTTGAGGCCATGGAGGAGATATTTGAGGACACCGAACTGCTGCAGCCCCTTCGATATGCCAGCTATGATGTTGTTCTGACGGACCCTCTCACTGGTTGAGGGGTACTTCAGGCTCATCGTCTTAagccgcggccacactgatccgtcagaattactgacggatagatttctgtccgttgggctgttttggaacgtcaacgtGTTCgtcgatttaaaaaaaacaagagtagGAATGTCTCATATTTGCTGAACGGACggtgacgaatccgtccgtccagaaaaagttcaactgggttgaactttctgtctgtcaaaacaGATGAAAATCTGACAGAGACGGATGCATCATCAGCGTTGCCCGGACAACGGACAGCTCtcaatgaaaatgaattgaaatgaacggagacggacagacacaacggatcagtgtggccgcggccttAGTCGTCCTCTTGTTCTCAGGTGGACAGTTCAGGGAGAAGGGCATCTCACCATTGCCCCCTCACCACTCTCATATGTTGCCTTTGCaggagcagaactggctgataAGATTACATTTTCTGAGCGActccaaaatattttttcatattcatgtCTTCAAATTATATATGTTGCAGACCCTGTCTACACACCATTTGTCCACAATTATTTTGGTCCTGATGTCCATTATTTGGAACTTTTTCAGGCAGCAGATATTTGGCTGAAGTGACTTTACATTTGAGTTCCCCCGTCCAACCATTGTCTACATGGCCTCATCCTAATGACCTTGGGGACCATGGTGGGAAATCTCCTTGAGGATATAGCAGAAGACATTGCTGCTGCTTTTGCCAAATTACCTCAGAAGGTCATCTGGAGGCATACTGGGAAGAGACCGTCCACTCTCAGCAACAACACCTTGCTGCTGGACTGGCTGCCCCAAAATGACCTGTTGGGCCACTAGAGTCTTTGTGGCCCACAGAGGCACCAATGGACTTCAGGAGGCCATCTACCATGGAGTTCCCATCGTCGGCCTTCCTCTGATGTTTGACCAGGACAATAACCTCTTCAGGATGAAAGCGAGGGGCGTTGCCAAAGTGCTGGACATTGGCACAGTAAACAGAGACAACTTCCTGGAGGCAGTGAAGGCAGTGCTTTATGAGCCGTCctacagggagaacatgcagaTGCTCTCCAGGCTGCACAGAGACCAACCCATGAAGCCTCTGGACCGTGCCATGTTCTGGATCGAGTTTGTCATGAGAAACAAGGGAGCTGCTCACCTGAGGACTGATTCCTACAAGATGTCCTGGATTCAGTACCACTCGATTGATGTTGTGGCATTTTTGCTAGCATTCGTCATCCTGATTTCACTGACTTGTATTTTAACAGTGAAGTGTTTGTGGCGTAAAATGTTTGATAggaggaaacagaaaaataactaATAGATGTGTATTATGACGTACTGTATATGTACCGTATATACTCCACTTTCATTGAA encodes the following:
- the LOC144539619 gene encoding nuclear factor 7, ovary-like, with the protein product MAEKTACFESFLSCHVCSETFRDPVSLGCGHSFCSSCLKQFWEQAKNKNCPFCKRKSSKEDPEVNFTLKELADYAGRQKAGSSETDKGEEKVEVVCSKHPEVPKWFCKDEQRAVCPVCEFPLHHGHKVVPIEEAVSDLKEELKSDLKSLQDKRNKYKEVEETYNEVVQHSKKQLVATERQIRAEFNKLHQFLKEEEEARLEALREEEEQKGKTITREMKVIQEKISSLSDSISAVEEDLQKHNVPFLTSYKPTQTSARAQCSLSDPQLVSGALIDVAKHLGNLSFRVWEKMKGKVKFSPVILDPNTANPCLYLSDDLTSVRCGDTKQLPDNPERHSYGVTVLGSEGFSSGKHSWEVEVGDHPDWNVGLAKESIDRKGKRYATPEYGIWCLVHRSGKYTNGLGETVTVKKSLQRIRVQLDYDRGDLSFYDSEDKTQIYTHRDTFTEKLYPYFYVVKAGDAETIDIKVCQAEVSL